From Oscillatoria sp. FACHB-1407, a single genomic window includes:
- a CDS encoding SDR family oxidoreductase has translation MNKIALVTGASRGLGRAIALRLAKDGMTVVIHYSQNQTAADEVVSEIKSLGSKAFAVQADISKTSSIASMFEEIDVQLETITGECKFDVLVNNAGTAIAKPVNDWTEEDFDYQFALNVKGLFFVTQFAIPRLRNNSRIINLGTGLTRFSYPIYAVYAASKGAVDVLSQHLAVLLGEREITVNTIAPGAIDTDLNASWLRSEEGQQQTLATSAIKRIGMPDDIADVVSFLASEDSRWVTGQRIEASGGAHL, from the coding sequence ATGAATAAAATTGCGCTTGTGACAGGTGCTAGTCGTGGATTAGGACGCGCTATTGCTCTACGACTTGCAAAAGACGGAATGACTGTCGTCATACACTATAGTCAAAATCAAACAGCTGCTGACGAAGTTGTATCTGAAATAAAGTCTTTGGGCAGTAAAGCTTTCGCTGTTCAAGCTGACATTTCTAAAACCTCTAGTATTGCCTCGATGTTTGAGGAAATCGATGTGCAACTAGAGACCATTACAGGAGAATGCAAATTTGATGTTCTTGTTAACAATGCAGGTACAGCTATAGCAAAGCCTGTCAATGACTGGACTGAGGAAGATTTTGATTATCAGTTTGCTCTCAATGTGAAAGGGCTTTTCTTTGTCACTCAGTTCGCTATACCGCGTCTTCGAAACAATAGCCGGATCATTAATCTTGGCACTGGCTTGACTCGTTTTTCCTACCCCATTTATGCAGTATATGCAGCTTCTAAAGGTGCCGTAGATGTATTGTCCCAGCATTTGGCTGTTTTACTCGGAGAGCGCGAAATCACTGTGAATACTATTGCTCCAGGAGCTATTGATACAGACCTCAATGCATCCTGGCTGCGCTCTGAGGAAGGGCAACAACAAACCCTTGCTACTTCGGCTATCAAGCGAATTGGTATGCCTGATGACATCGCAGATGTAGTTTCATTCCTCGCGTCAGAGGACAGCCGTTGGGTGACAGGTCAGCGCATTGAAGCTTCAGGCGGTGCGCATCTGTAA
- a CDS encoding helix-turn-helix transcriptional regulator, which yields MAEQSFILQEDWLETVQIQMRVFTEAPVDGLTWYEGYSDPCLVVNFNAQLAAFEVEAAGGKGYKGPIVPGDFSFLPPGSTFGGYYKGAHMRYASITFPAESLNPQFADGKPLIMHSDPLIRGLAEALYSQGYRNDPDVILYRESITNALIQHLRLIHLHPSTLDERQPINFNLLENYVQSKLDQKITIAELASIAGTTSQLLQRIVRKQFNQSVYEWVTTMRLRRSLELLRSSNLNLATIALETGFANQSHWTRLFRRQFGITPGKLRQH from the coding sequence ATGGCAGAGCAAAGTTTCATCCTGCAAGAAGATTGGCTCGAAACGGTTCAAATTCAAATGCGAGTGTTCACGGAAGCCCCGGTAGATGGCCTAACGTGGTACGAAGGGTACTCCGATCCTTGTTTAGTTGTTAACTTTAATGCCCAACTTGCAGCCTTTGAAGTAGAAGCAGCCGGGGGAAAAGGTTATAAAGGTCCAATTGTTCCTGGAGATTTTTCATTTCTACCTCCCGGTTCAACTTTTGGTGGGTATTATAAGGGTGCACATATGCGCTATGCCTCTATCACATTTCCTGCTGAGAGCCTAAATCCGCAATTTGCAGATGGAAAGCCGCTTATTATGCACAGCGATCCACTCATCCGAGGATTAGCAGAAGCGTTGTATAGTCAAGGGTATCGCAATGATCCCGATGTAATTTTGTATCGAGAAAGTATCACTAATGCCCTGATTCAACATCTGAGATTGATTCATCTGCATCCTTCAACGTTGGACGAAAGACAACCCATTAACTTTAATCTTCTGGAGAATTACGTTCAATCTAAGCTTGATCAGAAGATCACGATTGCTGAATTGGCAAGCATCGCAGGAACAACGTCACAATTATTGCAACGCATTGTTCGGAAGCAGTTTAATCAATCGGTGTATGAATGGGTGACTACAATGCGATTAAGGCGATCATTAGAACTGCTACGATCTAGCAATCTGAACTTAGCAACAATTGCGCTCGAAACTGGTTTTGCAAATCAATCCCACTGGACTCGGCTATTCCGCCGACAGTTTGGCATCACTCCAGGTAAACTTCGTCAGCATTGA